A section of the Maylandia zebra isolate NMK-2024a linkage group LG8, Mzebra_GT3a, whole genome shotgun sequence genome encodes:
- the pnpo gene encoding pyridoxine-5'-phosphate oxidase, whose protein sequence is MIFKIDDFLTAFFCVTFYVRERYVSVCFTGMRRILSTIILRHICFIGGNLPSRATRIVGLPRVFTSKYCSGTSMDLSNMRKRYKGDLECFEESQLVSLDPIKQFGNWFDEATKCPEIGESNAMCLATATKDGRPSARMVLLKGYSSEGFRFFTNYESRKGCELESNPHACLVFYWEPLNRQIRIEGTVERIPYQSSCDYFHSRPKSSQVGAVVSRQSTTVPNRDYLRQKNAELEEKYKDTEVPMPDYWGGYIVKPFLIEFWQGQTNRLHDRIVFTKLKDGESELGEFQHAAEGGWVYQRLSP, encoded by the exons TTACGTCAGCGTGTGTTTTACAGGCATGAGGCGCATACTCAGTACGATTATATTGAGACATATTTGCTTTATTGGAGGAAATCTGCCCTCTCGTGCCACTAGGATAGTAGGGCTGCCGCGCGTTTTTACCTCGAAATACTGCAGCGGAACCAGTATGGACCTGAGTAACATGAGGAAGAGGTACAAAGGAGATCTGGAG tgCTTTGAGGAGAGTCAGCTCGTGTCTCTCGACCCCATCAAGCAGTTTGGAAACTGGTTTGATGAAGCCACCAAGTGTCCTGAAATAGGAGAGTCCAATGCTATGTGCCTCGCCACTGCCACCAA GGATGGACGTCCGTCCGCTCGCATGGTCCTCCTGAAAGGTTACAGCAGTGAAGGTTTCCGTTTCTTCACCAACTATGAGAGCAGAAAGGGCTGCGAGCTG GAGAGCAATCCGCATGCATGCCTGGTCTTCTACTGGGAACCACTGAACAGACAG ATTCGCATTGAAGGCACCGTGGAGCGGATCCCCTACCAGAGCTCCTGCGATTATTTCCACTCCCGGCCAAAGAGCAGCCAGGTCGGCGCTGTCGTGAGCCGACAAAGCACTACTGTGCCTAACAGAGAT TATCTGAGGCAGAAAAATGCAGAACTGGAGGAGAAGTACAAGGACACAGAGGTGCCTATGCCTGATTACTG GGGCGGCTACATCGTAAAGCCTTTTTTAATAGAGTTCTGGCAGGGACAGACAAACAGACTTCACGACCGCATCGTCTTCACCAAGCTGAAGGACGGAGAGTCCGAGCTGGGAGAGTTTCAGCACGCTGCAGAGGGAGGCTGGGTGTACCAGCGACTGTCCCCATGA
- the prr15lb gene encoding proline-rich protein 15-like protein B, translating to MADSSWWRLTFSRKKKSESKVLYEIPAEHGSNTGNKDHPSSNGSPELDSQLNAKLEKIVDKSATKGRHVKVSNSGRYKEKKRVRVTLAENPNLFADNNLSQENHKKKTEK from the coding sequence ATGGCTGACTCAAGCTGGTGGAGGCTGACCTTCTCACGCAAGAAGAAGTCTGAATCCAAGGTTCTGTATGAAATCCCAGCAGAGCATGGCAGTAACACTGGGAACAAAGACCACCCGAGTAGTAACGGCTCTCCAGAACTGGACAGCCAGTTGAATGCCAAACTGGAGAAAATCGTCGATAAATCTGCCACCAAAGGACGCCACGTCAAGGTCTCCAACTCCGGCCGCTACAAGGAGAAGAAGAGGGTCCGCGTCACGCTGGCCGAGAACCCAAATCTGTTTGCAGACAACAACCTCAGTCAAGAGAATCataaaaagaagacagagaaaTAG